A window of Centroberyx gerrardi isolate f3 chromosome 6, fCenGer3.hap1.cur.20231027, whole genome shotgun sequence genomic DNA:
TTTTGCCAACGGGCTCCAGTGACCTTTTTGGAAAAACACTTTCGGGTGCCATGGTAACCAACAGAACGATGGGTAAAGTTCCCGTCCACACATAGGCCTATTTTAGAATaagctgaatgtttttttaaaaaagatgACTAATTCATTCTAAATATATTTTGAGCAATTGACTGTATTTTGGATATAGTAGCAGATGTgtccaaaatgtatttgcaatgaatgtcatctacatcTAGGCTACAATTtgcatttttgccattttttgtatattttgaaaaacGTCGCTACATGCAGGCTATTTTGAGCTATAAgttaaatgtaggctacattttgcAGTATGTTGAAAGCTAGTTTGATTGTTCCCCATTAGCCATTAATGTGAACATGCCAGCACATTTATTAATGTCAAATAAATATGTTATATCCTACATATAGTAGGCCTATGATTAAGGATTGCaccatcacatcctgtgtattggtaaatgcttAAATAGGCTATTATTCAGCCCAGGGGTTCCCATTGTTTTTTCTCATATCAAAGATCTCTAAATTGAATGCATTACACCCCGGCTGCTAATTTCACAGGGAACCCCATTTGAGaaaatttttgttttctgtctatAGGTCTACTTTAGCTAGGAGACAGCCTAACAGTGaagagagtgaaacctctggtGGTCAAAGGCCTGCATCTCCCATCGTGCAAACTTCTTTTCAacttttcctcattttgctgaggaACCCCTAGAACCCCCTTAAGGACCCATCGAAAGTCCCTGCACCCCCGTTTGGCACCCAGTGACTTACAGCCTACAGTGCTGGCCAGTGCTATTTCTGTCCATATATGCACTTTGCACGGAACTGGAAACCAACTTCACCGGTCCTCTGCGCCGACAGACAGCTGAAGTTGCCAATCAGTCGGTGTGGCGCTGCACTCCTAGGGGCCAACCCACCAATCCTGCAGTGATGGAGTCCGGGGACAAAAATAGCCTCagcggtgtgtgtctgtgtgtgtgtgtatgtggtcaCAGTGCTATGTCTCCGTCCTGGGTGCGCTCTAATAATAGAGGAGGCCGCCTGCTCCTTTAAGAACCCACTGTTGCATTCTACAGAATATATTGTCACAAAATGGTTATCAAAGTATTTCTCGCCACCTCATCGGGATCCACTGCGGTAAGGATTCAACCCGTGCGATTGATGTGATTGATCTGTGCTAAGTGAACTTTCTGGGTAGTCTTCCTTCAAGTGATCAGGGCTTTTAACCAACACATTTCCAAAAGAGAGGCGCAGAGTTTGAGACTGATTTCATGTGCCTTTGATCTCGCATACTTACACTATTAGTATCTGTAGGTTTATGTGTTCATTTCTGTGACCGTTATTGTCGCCTGAGCAGTGCTCCCATACTTTCCTTAATTATCTCGCCAGTCGCTGAGATCACATTCCAACCCTGCAACAGCAAACTCTGGAAAAAGATCCACCGTTCAGCTGCAGTCAGAGTTTTGTAGAACAAAGTCtcacaaactttttcatgtcacggACACTCAAATAAAAACGCTTTAGATCCACTGTTTGATGAGATTTAGTCTTCAGGAACCCCCTTCTGACGCTATTTGTGGTTAGATGTGACTTGTAATCTAATTATATAACTGTCTAGATAGGGTGACAGCcacagtggggagagtgaaatcTATGATCAGATCTTTTAAACTATCCCTTATTTTGCTGAGGAACCCCATTAAGGACCCCTGGTTTAGGCCTACCAGTAGTGTGGGAACTACTGGTGCACAACATCTTTTATGGTACAGTCTTGTAGGTCTGCTTGTTAAGCAGAAATAAGCAATTTGAACTGGTCTAGCGGCAGCATGGTGGCTCAATGGTTAGCGCTgctgcctcacagcaagaaagaCCTGGGTTTGATtctgtccctgtccctctctgcatggaatttgcatgttctccttgtttttgtgtgggtttcctcccataGAAATGCCAGGTGTCAGGTGGATTGgggactctaaattgcccatagatATGAATGGGAGTGTAAGTGTAATTGTCTATCTATGTTAGTCCTATGATGGTTTGACAACCTGTCCAGAGTCTgtcttccacccaatgcatgctgggatcgACTCCAGCCCCCCTTACCCTGTATAGGAATGAGCGGGTAAAGACAATTCATAAATGAATGTATTGGCCTACTTTGAATCTTACAAAATCCAGATCCCCCCAATGTTTACATCTTTTAAGATgattttttcagcatttttgcctttatttgatagttgagatagacaggaaaaaccggggaagaaagagggagtggggtgtgtgtgtgtgtgtgtatgtgtgtgtgggagtgggggtgggggggtggtagATTTTAACCCAGGACGTTGTAGTTACATGGTACATGCCTTGGCCACTCAACTAGCCATTCAACTTTTTCCCTCATCGAAACATAGTGATGCAATCAGTATTGATTTTCTATGCCACctattttttctgtctcccagatcaagaagaagcagcaggaTGTGGTCGGGTTCTTGGAGGCTCTTAAAGTGGACTACACCCAGCTGGACATCGCCTGCAACGAGGACAACCGCATGTGGATGAGGCAGAATGTCCCCGAAGAAAAAAAGCCCTCCAACGGCATCCCACTGCCCCCTCAGATCTTCAACGAAGAGAGCTACTGCGGGGTGAGCTTCAACAGTACAGCAGGGATTCACAGACTGTTTCATGTCCAGGACTCATTTTGCCAGGGACTGCCTCCTgtacccctggtggtccccagacctcactttgggaaccactgctgtacATAATATACAGTTCAATATGGGTCATGGAAAATGGGGACGAGTGAAACTATGAACTCTGAACCTTACCTGGATTAAATAGTAATTGTGAATACTTTTGTATGCCTACCTAAGTGCAAGGGTTGTGGGGTTTGCCACAGAGGACAAGAAAGTGTCAGAAAGTTTAgataatcacagaaaagtaggctatttgaaagtcaatttagccAATTTACTTTCCTGTGACTGACACCTTACCTGGCACTGATTTGTTCTGATGCAGTCAATCCCACCTCTGGTACTCTATGCTGGTTaaaacactaagaattatttgcaaatgcaaTTTGCAGGTTTCAGGTCTACACTATGCAGAGTATTATACAATATTAATAAACCTTTTGAAAGGTTAAACAGGGGTTAGGAGACATAGAGCACTGTTAGAAAATGTTTTCCCTTATTTTCATGCAGGACTATGACACATTCTTCGATGCCAAGGAGGACAACTCAGTGTACGCCTTCCTGGGACTGCCCCCTCCTCCTGGGTCCAAGGTTGGAACTCTTCCTTATTATACTTTTCCTACAAATTACTGATACATAATTcatgaatatatatattaaagtTTACACAGTACCACACTCAAGCATATTTTCTACCTGAAGGTACTCTGAAATGCAAATAACCTGATTAAATGTAATCCTGTGAAATCTGCTGCGTTTGGATCGCAACATCAGTGTTGTTTGTTTAACCAAATAGCTCAACTAATGTATTGTCCTTCAGGACGTTTACGCTCAGTTGAATTAAATAAATTCTGCTATGGCTCACTGCAATACATCATATCCCTGAGGATAACTGTCTGTAATGAATATTATGTGACATTACTAGTTGAAGATCTTGGAAGTTTTGGTATTCCTAGATGAATTAAATCAAACGCTACAAGACCAACTCAACGCGATCCTTAAAAAGTCCTCTAGTATGCAGCTTGCTTAATTCTGTATGATACATTTTTGTGTTAAACCTGACAATTTCCTTGACGCAGGAAGCAATACAGGCTGAAAAGACACCTATTGTGGAGAACGGGACACATGCTGAAGAAACAAATGCGGAAGAAACTAATGCAGAGGGAAACCTTGATGATGACTCACTAGTAATGCCTTCCTTACTTCCATTCATCTTTCACACTTTGTCTCTGTTTACCATTTCTCATCTTTTCCCTTCCATCCGGTATAGCCTAACAATTTTCCTCTTGTCGACTCTAATAGACTTTTCATTTCCTATAGGCAAGAGTAATCACATTGTGGCTAATCTTTGTGTTGCATGGGTGAGTGACTCTGGTCTGTATTAAACCAATATATCCATTTTTCATTAACAGAAGTATGGCATTCCATCACCGTGTTCAGACTTACACACAGTTGTGAAGCATCATATTCCATAATGTTTGTACTGCACAAAGTACAATATGTTGGTGTGCATTGACAAACCTggtgtttgtttgattattaAGGGTGTGTTCATTACATTATTTCTGTTCATAAAGCATGATGTTTCTTTTCGTAACTACTGTTTGATTCCAGTCACTTTCTAATCATTTTCCCCTGAAAGGATATTGCTGCTGCTCCACAGTTTCACCACACTGCACGTTTGACACATTGTGGCTTAAGGATGAAGCTACCATCAAGATACATAGTTCAAGTTTAAAATTCACATTCTgcaatcattttttaaaactgatTAACTCTTGGAAATTTTGCATAATCATCTTCAAGAATGGGCTGAGATTTCTTTTAGACCCAATAGTAAATCTAATAGATAAACATTTTACCAATGACCAACTTCTTTTTAAACAGGATTTTAATGCACTCAGATACTAAACTCATTGCACTACATGATACTGACATGAATGCAAAATGGTGAAGCACTTAATTGCTTTGAGAGAACTTCAACACAGCTAATTTTGCCACTTTGGGATTTGACCTAGCTGAACATATGTGGGCATCAAAGAGAGTGGAATggattttgttgtttctttaaAGGGCCGCCAGAAACACAGTCGAATAATTCTGCCCAGCTAAACCTGTGATCTTCCCTTCGAAATCCCACGGGGCTTAAAGGGGTACAGCTTTGTGAAGAGTGCAAATTGAGTTCATTTTACTGGACTAGCTGCATAGTTACTTCAGGGAAATGAGTTCAGATGCTCCGCTTTTGCTGCTGTAGGGATAGAGTCAGAATTACAGTTATTTTGTAAATACTGCAGGCCACCGCTGATTCTCACCTAGGGAAAAAAGCATAGCCTGTCTTCATAGGCAATTCACTATAAATCATTCCaaacttttcatttttagtTCCGACATTCCTGTCTTCACCTCCAAACTGCTGTTCCACCTTCTGCTTCATCATTCCTCTTTACTCCCAGGATTTGCGTCACCCACCTCTAaagtctttgagtgtgtgtctctccagctGACGAGCTGCCTGCCTCCCTCATGGTGTTTGAAGTGGTGCCTGTAACAGCTGTGCCATTACTATTTTAACAGTTTTATCTTTTCACCTCCTTCGTTTTCCTTTTGATCGCAAGTTGCCGTTTTCACCTCAGAGTAAGGAGGTTCCAGTGGAGGAGCGTAACGGCGATGCGcacggagaggaggagcaggcacgggaagaagaagaggaggaggaaggagag
This region includes:
- the sh3bgr gene encoding SH3 domain-binding glutamic acid-rich protein, with product MVIKVFLATSSGSTAIKKKQQDVVGFLEALKVDYTQLDIACNEDNRMWMRQNVPEEKKPSNGIPLPPQIFNEESYCGDYDTFFDAKEDNSVYAFLGLPPPPGSKEAIQAEKTPIVENGTHAEETNAEETNRARAEEEDEEEADDDKEEEELRQLEEEEEAEVLEEEEEEVEETKEEEDE